In Saccharicrinis fermentans DSM 9555 = JCM 21142, a genomic segment contains:
- a CDS encoding lamin tail domain-containing protein, with translation MKRVFLLFTVLSTFYCAIGQVVISEIMYNPPESGRDVIEFIELYNNGTEVVNLKGYTFSEGIDFTFGEVEMQAGEYIVLTEDKAELETFFKIADTYEWSGALANSGEALTLLDGIDGDLVDYVFYDNSGDWPSEADGKGYSIILCDPNSDNSDPLHWQKAGTDSGLSRNGFVVFASPGSENNCITSNVYSRKQNGVKIYPNPAYNDLQVCVSGLLKVEIISVLGDVVLEKSGNGRSELRLSLIDLVNGIYIVRVILLDGSIITQKLVKK, from the coding sequence ATGAAACGCGTTTTTCTTTTGTTTACTGTGTTATCTACTTTTTATTGCGCAATAGGACAGGTGGTTATTAGTGAAATTATGTATAATCCTCCGGAATCAGGGAGGGATGTTATCGAATTTATTGAATTGTATAACAACGGTACCGAGGTGGTTAACTTAAAAGGCTATACATTTAGCGAAGGGATTGATTTTACTTTTGGCGAAGTGGAAATGCAAGCAGGAGAATATATCGTGCTTACGGAAGATAAAGCAGAGTTAGAAACTTTTTTTAAGATTGCCGACACTTATGAATGGAGTGGTGCTTTGGCTAATTCAGGAGAAGCTTTGACACTTCTGGATGGAATAGATGGTGATTTGGTGGATTATGTGTTTTATGATAATAGTGGCGATTGGCCCTCGGAAGCTGATGGAAAAGGGTATTCTATTATTTTGTGCGATCCAAATAGTGACAATTCGGATCCATTGCATTGGCAAAAGGCAGGTACTGATTCAGGGTTGAGCAGAAATGGATTTGTAGTATTTGCGAGTCCTGGAAGTGAAAATAATTGCATCACCAGTAACGTCTATTCGAGGAAGCAGAATGGTGTTAAAATATATCCTAATCCGGCTTATAACGATTTGCAGGTCTGTGTTTCAGGATTGTTGAAGGTGGAAATTATATCCGTATTGGGAGATGTGGTGCTGGAAAAATCTGGTAATGGGAGAAGTGAACTTAGATTGTCTCTCATTGATTTGGTTAATGGTATTTATATTGTGAGAGTTATTTTGTTGGATGGATCCATAATCACCCAAAAGTTAGTAAAAAAGTGA
- a CDS encoding Na+/H+ antiporter NhaC family protein yields MSRVKIAIFLILTLFAKGIQAQNSTVEFISSDIFVTSIETDIKLQFDAFPDSIKEQIQITLNGKKQLINWDNNYASLQTRLYESTTLKAVADTTVLYEKELSPIPLWFSIWPPLIAIFMALLTKEVFSSLFVGLLVGTTIIWKYKGFSLFISLFKGLFSVVDTYALSALLDSDHLSIIIFSMLIGGMVTLITLNGGMKGIVSILARYARNRRSGQFITWLMGLMIFFDDYANTLVVGNTMRPVTDKLKVSREKLAYIVDSTSAPIASVAFITTWIGAELSYISEGINQLGIDKSAYQVFINSLSYAFYPIFTLGFVLMLILKKRDFGPMLKAELKAYAANSPDSLHNSSHAPQIMKEIELNTGVKGRWYNAFIPVMVVILGTIGGLVYTGYDTEVWHSKSIDFSSKLSIIIGNADSFKALIWSSLGGVLMAIILTTAQRILNFKDTIEGLVNGFKTMFNAVLVLTLAWSIALITTDMHTASFITETMRSIQLNPYWIPALAFVFSALIAFSTGSSWGTMAIIYPLILPACWKISMDAGMDINSALPVFYNVVSTVLAGSVLGDHCSPISDTTILSSLASSCNHLAHVRTQLPYALLVGTVSLFVGTIPGAFGVPIWVLLLTGFTVLYLVIIKFGKKID; encoded by the coding sequence ATGTCAAGAGTCAAAATAGCCATTTTTTTAATCCTAACCCTGTTTGCAAAAGGCATACAAGCTCAAAATAGCACCGTTGAATTCATCTCATCTGACATTTTTGTTACCTCCATTGAAACAGATATTAAATTACAGTTCGATGCTTTTCCCGATTCTATAAAAGAACAAATTCAAATTACACTTAATGGAAAAAAACAGCTGATTAACTGGGACAATAATTATGCCTCTCTTCAAACCCGCTTATATGAATCCACCACACTAAAAGCGGTTGCAGACACAACTGTTTTATATGAAAAAGAACTGAGTCCCATCCCCTTATGGTTCTCCATCTGGCCTCCCCTAATTGCTATCTTCATGGCTTTACTGACCAAAGAAGTCTTTTCCTCCTTATTCGTTGGCTTGTTGGTAGGAACGACTATCATATGGAAGTACAAAGGCTTTTCGTTGTTTATAAGCCTATTTAAGGGCTTATTTAGCGTAGTGGACACCTATGCTTTGTCTGCACTGTTAGATTCGGATCATCTTTCTATCATCATATTCTCTATGCTTATTGGAGGTATGGTGACACTCATTACCTTAAACGGAGGCATGAAGGGCATTGTATCCATCCTGGCACGCTACGCCCGCAACCGTCGTTCCGGACAGTTTATTACCTGGCTAATGGGGCTGATGATATTTTTCGACGACTATGCCAATACCCTGGTTGTAGGAAATACAATGCGTCCGGTTACTGATAAACTGAAGGTATCCAGAGAAAAACTGGCTTACATTGTAGATTCCACCTCGGCCCCCATCGCTTCGGTTGCTTTTATTACTACATGGATAGGTGCTGAATTAAGCTATATCAGTGAAGGAATTAATCAGCTTGGCATTGACAAGTCGGCTTATCAGGTATTTATAAACTCGTTAAGCTATGCTTTTTATCCCATTTTTACCTTGGGCTTCGTATTGATGCTCATCTTAAAAAAGAGGGATTTTGGTCCTATGCTAAAAGCAGAACTGAAAGCATATGCAGCAAACTCACCAGATAGTCTGCATAACTCGTCACACGCACCCCAAATCATGAAGGAGATAGAGTTGAATACTGGGGTAAAAGGAAGATGGTATAATGCATTTATACCGGTAATGGTTGTTATTTTGGGCACAATAGGCGGATTAGTTTACACTGGCTACGATACGGAGGTATGGCATAGCAAAAGTATTGACTTTAGCTCAAAACTTTCCATCATCATTGGCAATGCTGATTCCTTTAAAGCCTTAATATGGTCATCTTTAGGGGGCGTTCTGATGGCTATCATATTAACCACCGCACAGAGAATACTAAATTTTAAAGATACCATTGAAGGATTGGTAAATGGTTTCAAAACCATGTTTAATGCCGTATTGGTATTAACCTTGGCCTGGAGCATTGCACTGATCACCACAGATATGCACACCGCTTCGTTTATTACAGAAACCATGCGGAGCATTCAACTTAACCCATACTGGATTCCGGCACTTGCTTTTGTATTCTCAGCTCTGATAGCTTTCAGCACCGGATCTTCATGGGGTACCATGGCCATCATATATCCGCTTATATTACCTGCTTGCTGGAAAATATCCATGGATGCAGGAATGGATATAAACAGCGCCTTGCCTGTTTTTTACAACGTAGTATCAACTGTTTTAGCAGGGTCCGTTTTGGGTGACCACTGCTCGCCCATCTCCGACACAACCATTCTCAGCTCATTGGCCAGCTCATGCAACCATCTTGCCCACGTACGAACTCAATTACCTTATGCCTTACTGGTAGGTACAGTCTCCCTATTTGTGGGAACGATACCTGGTGCATTTGGCGTTCCTATATGGGTACTCTTATTAACAGGATTTACTGTACTTTATCTCGTCATTATAAAATTCGGAAAAAAGATAGATTAA